The Pirellulales bacterium DNA segment CAGCGTGGCCTGCAGCAGTTTCTTTCAGTTCACGGCGGCCTCGCTTGTGGTTTCCTACTTGTTGATTTTGCCCCTGGCCTTGGTCGGGGTGATGACGTGGAACAGCTTGAGCGCCGCCGGCGAATTCCGGCTGCTTCTGGCGGTGACCGTGTTACCGGCAATATGCCTGGCGATTTGCATCCTGCTGTTTTCGGCCACGGCCAAGCGGCTAATGCATCCGCCCGATGTCGGCAGCGAAGGAAACGAAGTGGTCGATATGGAGGAAGAGGCCCAACAGGCCGTCGGGCTGATCATTCAGCGCGATCAATTCCCCGATCGCTTATTTGCCCCGGCCAAGCGTACTACGTTGTTACCCGACGGCGCCAATCCCGTTTACGAAAAGGAAATGCGCAGCGAGATTTTTGCCCAAGGCACGCTCATGCTTCGCTTGGTCATTCAAGTCAGCATGTTCTTGGCGATTCCGCTGATGGCCATCTGTTTGTTTTGGAAGCAAGACCTGGCGCCCTGGTACATCAGCTACGTGGTCCTCTTCAACATGCTCGTGGGACCGGTGTTTTCCGCCGGCAGCGTCACCGGCGAACGGGAGCGCCAAACGCTCGATTTGCTGCTCACCACCATCATTTCGCCCCGGAAAATTTTATTCGGCAAATTAGTGGCCGGGCTGCGAGTTTCCAGCGTGCTCACCGCGTTTTTGTTGTGGCCCTTGGTGCTGGCGTGCGCCATGCCCATGTCGTACTACTGGCACACCTTGCCGTCGATCGGCGCTTATTTGGGCATCATTTTGATGTGTTGTCTGACGACAGCCATTGTTGCTCTTTTTTGCTCCGTTCTGTTCCGCAGAACCGCGCATAGTTTAATGACCACCTATTTGTCCATCATCTTGCTGTTTTGCCTGCCGCTGGCAATGCGGTTCTTCGCGGACCGGTTTTTTCCTCAGGCTGGCGCGACGGCTACGGTCCATTCGCTCGGCATGACAAGTCCCTTTGCCGCGGCCTTCTCGGTGCCGCTTCATTTCGGTGCCCCAGATTTTCCAGATCAGGCCGCTGATTGGCCACTCTACTTTTCTTACCTGGGGTTTTCCAGCGTGCTATGCGCCGTGCTGTTGGCATTGATGCTCTGGCTGTTTCATACCCGCTGGCGCGTGGCAGAGTGAAGGTTTCTTCAGGCGGCGCATGAAAAAAGCCCTGGGACATCAATCCCGGGCTTGAACGACGCAAATTCGTAATTGGTTCGGCAGACAACGCGGGCCGGCGACAATCCGACGGCCCGATTCCAACGCCGCTTATTCAGCTTCGACGCGCAGCCCTTGCACGGGCTCGGTCAAATATCGGTCTGATTCTTGCAGCGAACCCAGTCCCAATTCCACGCGCAATCCGGTTTGCAATTGATTCATTTTCACCAACATTAAGCCGTCGGCTTCCGAAGTGCGGCCTTGGGTGGCGCCCAACAGAAACGCCGTTTGCGGCTGGCTGAATTGCACTCCGTCGCGGGAAGCCGCTAATCGGGTTTCGCCTGTGGCCGGATCAAGCAATTCGCCGCGGTACACTCGATCCGTTGTGGAAATTTCGATACGACTGCCGGGATTTAACTTCGTGAGAGAAAGCTGCCTGACATCATCTCCTCGCGCGATGGCTGCGGCGGCCAATGCGCACAACAAAGCTGTGCTGCGAATTAGCATGATGACGTTCTCCGAATGGATAATGCGAATGCAATTGAGAAGAGGAGCATCCAAAGCCTAGTTCAAAAAATCCTTAACGTACCGGTTATCCCATTCCACACTGCCCGTTGTCTCGAAAATTCATGCTACCGCTTATGAACCTGCACAACAATGAGGATTCTTTCGGTTATCCCGATCGGTTGGGTGACAATGTAGGCCTGGCAAAGTTTGACGATTACAACGGCAAGTCGGGGCTTCCGTTCCCTGGCCGTGATCCCAGAGCACGAATTACATGTTCGTCAAATCATCGCTTCCACCAGGGCCAATCAGGCGGTCCAAGGCCGCGGAGATTTCACCCGCAAACTGCTGGTTCTCCGCATAAATCCGGCAAATGCGATGGGCCACCGGGAGATTGCGATAAAGCAAATCGTCATCCAGCGGCCGTGGCTGACCCAGCGCCGGGTCGAAGAAAAAATTTTGCCCGGCGGCAGGGCCGCGCGTTTCCGGCCGATGTACATGGCGTGCTAAATCAACTTGCAGCGGCATTTCACGTGCTTCCTGCGGCAGCGCGGAGCGCACCGCCTGCTCCACAAATTGGGCATTGCTAAAAATGCTGGCCCCTTCCGCATCGCCGGGACGGTAAACTAGCGTGCGTTGGCAAATCATCTTCCAGCGCACGCGGCGATTCATAAAATCTTGCCAACGCTGGCCGGCTTCACGCTGGGCCGGATCCGCGCTGTTCTTCCACCGAGCAGCGTCGACCAGCAGAGTCCATTCGGTGAAATGCAGGTATTCATCGAGCTTCTCCAGTGGATTGCCAGGGAACAGCCAGGGGCGGCTGGCCGCGAACAAATCTTTCAGCTCCAGGTCGATGGCCCGCACCGTGCGGTGGAAATAAATCGAGCGAAACAATTCCGCCCGCACGCCGATGAACCGCAACAAGGCGTCCAATCCGCGGACGTGTATCGTCAAACCGGCTTCGCTGAAAAAACTATATCGCAGGAGCCGTTCCAAGTCGTAAGCCCGGGTATTGTAGCCTGACATGTATGCGTCCCGGAGCACGAAATCCATGTTGTCGACGGTGTAGATGCCGCTGAATAAACTGCGCAAGAAAGTGAGCCACCGGGGCGGCGGATGGGAGGATGAATTGGACTTTGGGCCGGCGCCCCCTTTTGGGCGCGTAATTAAAAGAGAAATTTGGGCGGGATCAAGCGTTTCATTCTCCTGGAGAGTGCTGTTGGGATTGCGGCGAATGCGGCGGATTAAATCGCCCAGTTCACGCTCGATAATCACGCTCCCCAACGTCTCGTGCGTCAGACCATACATCGACAGATAATGCTCGTCGAAAAAATGTCCAAACGGCCCGTGTCCCACGTCGTGTAATAACCCAGCCATTCGCAGCAAGCACTCCACGTAGCCGCGGCTGGGCACTTCGGGGCAAACGGCGCGCAGGCTATCGTACAAGGCGGCCGTCGCCCGGCTGGCCAGGTGCATCACGCCCAACACATGTTGAAAACGGGTATGCTCAGCCGAAGGAAAAACCCACCAGGCCGTTTGGAGTTGATGAATTTGCCGCAGACGTTGTAGCCACGGGTGGTCAATGATTTGCCGTTCCGAAACTTCCCCCGGTGCTAGCCCTTCGTTCGACACCAGCGGCATGTAACCGTGCAGCGGATCGTAACACAGAGCTTCGCGGCGGAGGTCTGGCATAGTTACGGGGCGTGGGCTTGGGGGATAACAGACGACAGAAAGGAGTTAAGCAATCGCTCCAAGAATTGATGCTAGAACATATTCTTCGCGGTATCCCTTTGATAATGGCTTGGTAATTTGCAATTTGGGCCGAGAAAAGGATTGCCTGTATTTCGCAGTCGCTACAAGTTCACGCATGCACAGTGCTAGCGGTCGCATCCTATCCATCTCGAGTTTGGCTCAAATCACTCCCTGAGCAGGAGTGAACATCCTTCAACGAAATATCAAATGCGACCGTAGGTTACGGCTGGCCATACCGATAAAAACTATACTCCTTCGAACCGGCTGGGTGCGCGCGCCTCGATCACAGCCCACGTGAGGAACTCGTAGGCAACACGTGGACCTTTGATCGCACCCCACCGCCGATGGAGCCGGCCCCGGTCCATGTTGGGCGGATGATGGACGCTGCTGTTTTCTCACCCGAGCTATCCGCCAATATCGCATTGGGATTGTGGAACCGCCGCTTGTCGCGCAGCACAACAAGGAGTCGAAGGTGATGATTCGTCCGTGGCTGGCTGGTTGGGTTGCGGCGGCATTGCTAGTCGGTATCGGCCATGCTCCGGCGCAGGCGGCTCGACCGTCGGATAGTTTACTTCCTGCCGCCACCAAAGGCTATCTGTCTATTCCCGATCTAGCTCAACTACGCGAACAATTCGACCGTTCGCAATTTGGAAAGCTGGCCAACGACCCGGCGCTAGTCCCGTTTGTCGAAGATTTCAAACGGCAACTTCGCCAACAGGGGCTGAAGCAACTGGATCAGTTGGGGCTCTCGTGGGATGGACTCGAAGATGTTCCAGGTGGTGAAATTGCTCTGGCCGTGGTGCAAATTTCCCCCGATGAAGCAGCGGTTGTGATGGTCCTCGACGTCACCGGACACCTGTCGCAGGCCGAGGCCCAATTGGCCAAACTGGGCGACCGGCTGACGCAAAACGGCGCCAAGCGATTACCGCAAAAAGCTGGAGACTCGCTGGTGGTGTATCAGTTGCCCGGCGAGCCCGGTCGCAAAGACGCTCCCACGGCGGCTTATTTCCTGCAGCAAAACATGCTCGTGGCCAGCGACAGTGTTCCTGTTTTGGAAGGCATGCTGCAAGCATTGACCGACGGGCGGGAAGATTCGCTGGCCGGTGTCACCGCGTATCACCAAATCATGTCTCGCTGCGCGGCGTCGGCCGGTGGCTTGGCGCCTAATTTGCGCTGGTTCATCGAACCTTTTGGATATGCAGAAGCATTGCGGGCCGCAACACCGCTGCGTGAAAAGCACAAAGGGCCCGATCTGATCAAGGTATTTAAGGATCAAGGCTTCACGGCCGTACAGGGACTGGGCGGATTTGTGAACTTTTCCGCCGGCAAGTACGAGTTGCTGCACCGGACGATGATTTACGCTCCGCCACTTGCCGGACGGGATTCTCACGATGTCAATAAATACAATCTGGCCGCCCGCATGTTGTGCTTTCCGGCCGGGGGCGATTTGCTGCCTCCAGCCTGGGTTCCACGGGACGTGGCCACCTGTGCCTCATTCAACTGGGACTTGCACACCGCGTTTAACGTCGTGAATTCGCTGGTGGACGAAATGGTGGGCGAAAAAGGAGTATTCAGCGACGTTCTCGATAGCTTGCGTGACGATCCCGACGGCCCGCGCATCGACATCGGCAAAGAACTGGTGGCACATTTGGGAAGCCGTGTGACCGTGATCAGCGATGATGAGCTGCCCATCGGCCCCAAGAGCGAACGCAAAGTGGTGGCCATTGAAACGACCGACGAAACGGCCGTGGCCGCCGCGATTGCCAAGCTCATGGGAGCGGAAAAAGACGCCCATCGCCGCGATTTTGAAGGGCACGTCATTTGGGAACTCGTCGATACGCAAACCGACGTGCCAAAACTCGAAATTGAAGGGCCGGGAGCCATTATCCAGCATGCCGATTGCGATGGACCATCCCATGGCAGCGATAGTCGTTTTTTGTCGACCACGGCCGTCTGCGTCGCCGACGGACAATTGTTCTTGTCGTCCCACATCGCCTTGTTGAAGAAAGTTTTGCAGCAGAACCAGCGTGCTGACGGGCTGGCCACGGCCGACGATTACCGCTTGATTGCCAGTCAAGCGCCTGCCGTGGGAGCGGCTCCGCTCAGTTTCCGCTTGTTCTCGCGGACCGATCAGGAGTTTCGGCCCACCTACGAACTGGTTCGCACTGGCCAAATGCCCCAGTCGGAAACGGTGCTGGGCAAAATTCTGAATGCGATGAGTGCCGACGCTCAGGAGGGCATGCCACGCAAGCAACGGATCGATGGGCATCAGTTGCCCGAGTTCGCCGCCGTGCAAAAGTATTTGGGACCGGCCGGCTCGTTTGTTACGAGCATGGAAGATGGTTGGATGTGCGTCGGCTTGATGATGGCCCCGCAGCCGATTGTCGTGAATGCCCCGGCTAATGCGGAATCGCCCGCCAAAGCGGCGGATTCAGCCACGCCCAAAGTTGGAAAACGGAATTCAAGCGTGGCGAGCCGGCATTAATCGCTACTCTCTTCCGCAGCGCTTTCCGACCGGTTGGTCATCCAGCATTGCGGCGCCCGCCGCTGGCAATTACTCCACCTTTGCCCAAAACGGATGACTCCGATCGCCCCGGGTGCGCACGTCTTCCAGCAGGACCGCAACATCCGGCTTGATATGATTGGGTGATGTCAATCGCGAGCCATTGTGCGTGATCACAATCGGCCGAGAAAAATCCACCATCTCCGGCGCCAACCAAACCGTCGGTTTGCCGCCGGCATGAATGGAAAGGCCGTTGTTGGCCGTGAATGTCGATTCGAACTGAAACAACTTGTCGTCGGGTTGGTAGTTTCGCATCTCCAGCCACCAAAAAAAGTTATCGAACGGGCGCTCGCTGACGGCCGTGAATTGATGTGGGAAAAAGTTGCGTTGCTTGCGCCCCATCCAATCGAACAGCCGCAGAATTTCATCGGAAAAGTTTTCGTGGCCACGGCCTTCATATTCGACCACGGTGCAATCGAAGGCCGCCGAGCGGTTCATATAGCGGTCGAATTCCGCGCCGTTTTTCACCATTTTGTCCCCATCCAGTTCGCCGCAGACAAAATAGAAAGGCAGCTCCGCGGCGTTTTTCCAGTATCGCTGCACCGTCCCATTGGCGGTCGCGACGATCGGAATTACCCCCGCCCACAGGTCCGGATGCGCCAGGCCAATATCCCAGGCGGCGTTGCCCCCGGCCGAATGTCCACTGAGAAATACTCGATCGGGGTCAATGGCGAATCGCCGGCACGCGTCGCGCAACGCCGAGAGCACGGCGTTATGTTCGCGAACCGATCCTTCGTATTGCGTTTGATGCGGGATGGCCCATTCCGGGGCGATGACGATGTATCCGAAGCGGCCCGCTTGGCCATGACGAACGGTGTTCCCGTTCTGCTTAATCTGCGGGCCGGCCCACCAATCGATTTGCTGCTGCGGCGTGGTGGCGCCGCCGTGAAGGGTGACGATGCACGGATAACTGGCGTGGGGATCGTACTCCGGAGGCAACTGTACGCAATACGTCGCATCGGCTTCGTCTTGCAGGCCAGGCACAGATAGCTCGTAATAGCCGGGTGCCGCTTGCTGCGGCGTTTCGACGTTGGGCTTCAAGTGCGCAATTAACGCCGCCAAAAGTTTTGGCGTGGCGGCATCTTGCGATTGGATTTTAGCGAGTAGTTCGTCCCGCTTTAGCTTCACGGTTTCTTGTAGGTACATTTGGACCAGGTTCCTCAACTCCGCCGTCGTCAGCGCCACCTGCAAGTTTTCCGTGGCTTCACCCGCGCCCAACAGCCAACCGCTGATGGCCAGCGCCAGTTTGGAATCGGGCGGCGAACTGTTTTGCGGATCGTCGGCAAACCGCCGATAGGTGGCCATACGCTCCAAGGTGTTCGCCGAAAGCTCCGCGCTGATTTCGTTGACGATGGCCCCGACGCGCTGCCGTAACGCGCCGTCGGGCAGTTGGGTGCTCAAATCGGCCA contains these protein-coding regions:
- a CDS encoding HD domain-containing protein, with translation MPDLRREALCYDPLHGYMPLVSNEGLAPGEVSERQIIDHPWLQRLRQIHQLQTAWWVFPSAEHTRFQHVLGVMHLASRATAALYDSLRAVCPEVPSRGYVECLLRMAGLLHDVGHGPFGHFFDEHYLSMYGLTHETLGSVIIERELGDLIRRIRRNPNSTLQENETLDPAQISLLITRPKGGAGPKSNSSSHPPPRWLTFLRSLFSGIYTVDNMDFVLRDAYMSGYNTRAYDLERLLRYSFFSEAGLTIHVRGLDALLRFIGVRAELFRSIYFHRTVRAIDLELKDLFAASRPWLFPGNPLEKLDEYLHFTEWTLLVDAARWKNSADPAQREAGQRWQDFMNRRVRWKMICQRTLVYRPGDAEGASIFSNAQFVEQAVRSALPQEAREMPLQVDLARHVHRPETRGPAAGQNFFFDPALGQPRPLDDDLLYRNLPVAHRICRIYAENQQFAGEISAALDRLIGPGGSDDLTNM
- a CDS encoding alpha/beta hydrolase fold domain-containing protein, with product MRQNSIVTIARFSPSINRRAVRICQVICQSQRDFVASLHPLLSAMALVPFLLFLLCNAARADKFTLQDGRVIEGRLSRLNTMIANPGIGQASSPTTKLIDVIDNDLCRTYIPEKFIQHPEATPAEQQLEEIDIDQAVATAGLQIGGVGAILQVTPFDSYGRRIFSMTGGPLGRVDIVQGITKITPLWCRVEGLQVSHPPAYIWDMRIATSSIPQKTLSEIVGRHIDPKKLDDRLKVVRLYLQAERYQEAETELNEVLKQFPERDNLRDVAHEIKQLGAKQLLQEIDIRRKAGQDQFAFSLLSQFPSEGIDGQILQQVKTKLEECTQQTEQCQIIIKQLADLSTQLPDGALRQRVGAIVNEISAELSANTLERMATYRRFADDPQNSSPPDSKLALAISGWLLGAGEATENLQVALTTAELRNLVQMYLQETVKLKRDELLAKIQSQDAATPKLLAALIAHLKPNVETPQQAAPGYYELSVPGLQDEADATYCVQLPPEYDPHASYPCIVTLHGGATTPQQQIDWWAGPQIKQNGNTVRHGQAGRFGYIVIAPEWAIPHQTQYEGSVREHNAVLSALRDACRRFAIDPDRVFLSGHSAGGNAAWDIGLAHPDLWAGVIPIVATANGTVQRYWKNAAELPFYFVCGELDGDKMVKNGAEFDRYMNRSAAFDCTVVEYEGRGHENFSDEILRLFDWMGRKQRNFFPHQFTAVSERPFDNFFWWLEMRNYQPDDKLFQFESTFTANNGLSIHAGGKPTVWLAPEMVDFSRPIVITHNGSRLTSPNHIKPDVAVLLEDVRTRGDRSHPFWAKVE
- a CDS encoding ABC transporter permease subunit: MYLLENPVLQRELVVNLRTVRAFVLLFLYNALLGLVVVLAWPRDRQLDLTRNPQAAKDLVNLFFLGQYVLASLMAPSFASGTITGEKERKTYEMLLASPLRPAAIVLGKLLASLAHLAILIFSSLPIVMLCLPLGGVSIYEVLAAYLALVLSVVTFGMISVACSSFFQFTAASLVVSYLLILPLALVGVMTWNSLSAAGEFRLLLAVTVLPAICLAICILLFSATAKRLMHPPDVGSEGNEVVDMEEEAQQAVGLIIQRDQFPDRLFAPAKRTTLLPDGANPVYEKEMRSEIFAQGTLMLRLVIQVSMFLAIPLMAICLFWKQDLAPWYISYVVLFNMLVGPVFSAGSVTGERERQTLDLLLTTIISPRKILFGKLVAGLRVSSVLTAFLLWPLVLACAMPMSYYWHTLPSIGAYLGIILMCCLTTAIVALFCSVLFRRTAHSLMTTYLSIILLFCLPLAMRFFADRFFPQAGATATVHSLGMTSPFAAAFSVPLHFGAPDFPDQAADWPLYFSYLGFSSVLCAVLLALMLWLFHTRWRVAE